A single window of Bradyrhizobium sp. SZCCHNS1050 DNA harbors:
- a CDS encoding alkaline phosphatase family protein: MRRPLVLLCAGLTLLSSGAAFAQNATPHNLILFIPDGLRALKVTPETAPAMAAVRDKGVNFKNSHSLFPTFTMANGSAMATGHYLGDTGTFSNTIFTGYTSAPAGDTVVPFIENDAVLGDIDEHFNGDYLNEDTILKLARKAGYSTAAIGKLGPTYLFDHTGCPCKPGATSSIVIDDSTGNKNGVPVTDEVKDAMTKAGLPLATPSRGDNGKAGDAKTPGTTSANVAQQAYMVDVATKAVLPMFKARNKPFVLVFWSRDPDGSQHNHGDSLNTITPGINGPTSMAGIRNADDNLAALRKALDDLGLAASTNIMVQADHGFSTISKESKTSPSAKVSYDDTPKDFLPMGFLAIDLAKALDLPLFDPNDKNAAVPEGKHPKAGNGVLGKDPAKPDLVVATNGGSDLIYLPNNDRKLARRTVKALLAQDYVSGIFVDDKLGEIPGTLPLSRINLQGKAVTPHPAIVVNFRSYVAPGCDQPSNCQVEVADTVLRQGQGMHGSFGRGDTYNFMAAIGPDFKAGFVDPLPVSNADVGITAARLLDLKVAPKGRLIGRIMTEAMPNGTTPKATSDVIKSDPAAGGLRTVLKLQRVGAQRYFDVAGFPGRTVGLDDEAPKKTAVMR; encoded by the coding sequence ATGCGCCGCCCGCTCGTGCTGCTGTGCGCCGGACTGACCTTGCTGTCGTCTGGAGCCGCATTTGCGCAGAACGCCACCCCCCATAATCTCATCCTGTTCATTCCCGACGGCCTGCGTGCGCTCAAGGTGACGCCGGAGACCGCCCCGGCCATGGCCGCCGTCCGCGACAAGGGCGTCAACTTCAAGAATTCGCACTCGCTGTTTCCGACCTTCACGATGGCCAACGGCTCGGCCATGGCGACCGGCCACTATCTCGGCGACACCGGCACATTCTCGAACACGATCTTCACGGGCTACACCTCGGCGCCGGCCGGCGATACCGTCGTGCCCTTCATCGAGAACGACGCCGTGCTCGGCGACATCGACGAGCATTTCAACGGCGACTACCTCAACGAGGACACGATCCTGAAGCTTGCCCGCAAGGCCGGTTATTCGACCGCCGCGATCGGCAAGCTCGGCCCGACCTATCTGTTCGACCACACCGGCTGCCCTTGCAAGCCCGGCGCGACCTCCTCGATCGTGATCGACGACTCCACCGGCAACAAGAATGGCGTGCCGGTGACCGACGAGGTCAAGGACGCCATGACCAAGGCCGGCCTGCCGCTGGCGACGCCGTCGCGCGGCGACAACGGAAAGGCGGGCGACGCCAAGACGCCGGGCACGACCTCGGCCAACGTCGCGCAGCAGGCCTACATGGTCGACGTCGCCACCAAGGCGGTGCTGCCGATGTTCAAGGCCCGCAACAAGCCGTTCGTTCTGGTGTTCTGGTCGCGCGACCCGGACGGCAGCCAGCACAATCACGGCGACAGCCTCAACACCATCACGCCGGGCATCAATGGCCCGACGTCGATGGCCGGCATCAGGAATGCCGACGACAATCTGGCGGCGCTGCGCAAGGCGCTCGACGATCTCGGGCTCGCCGCCTCGACCAACATCATGGTCCAGGCCGACCACGGCTTCTCGACCATCTCCAAGGAGAGCAAGACCTCGCCATCGGCCAAGGTCAGCTACGACGACACGCCGAAGGATTTCCTGCCGATGGGCTTCCTGGCGATCGACCTCGCCAAGGCGCTCGACCTGCCGCTGTTCGATCCCAACGACAAGAACGCGGCCGTACCTGAGGGCAAGCACCCGAAGGCCGGCAACGGCGTACTCGGCAAGGATCCCGCCAAGCCCGACCTCGTCGTCGCCACCAATGGCGGCTCCGACCTGATCTATCTGCCCAACAACGACAGGAAGCTCGCCCGCCGCACCGTCAAGGCGCTGCTGGCGCAGGACTACGTCTCCGGCATCTTCGTCGACGACAAGCTTGGCGAGATTCCCGGCACGCTGCCGCTGTCGCGGATCAACCTGCAGGGCAAGGCGGTGACGCCGCACCCGGCGATCGTGGTCAATTTCCGCTCCTACGTCGCGCCGGGCTGCGACCAGCCGTCCAACTGCCAGGTCGAGGTCGCCGACACCGTGCTGCGCCAGGGCCAGGGCATGCACGGCTCGTTCGGCCGCGGCGACACCTACAACTTCATGGCGGCCATCGGACCCGACTTCAAGGCCGGCTTCGTCGATCCCCTGCCCGTCAGCAATGCCGATGTCGGCATCACCGCGGCCAGGCTGCTCGACCTCAAGGTCGCGCCGAAGGGAAGACTGATCGGCCGCATCATGACCGAGGCGATGCCGAACGGCACAACGCCGAAGGCGACGTCGGACGTCATCAAGTCGGACCCGGCCGCCGGCGGCCTGCGCACCGTGCTGAAGCTGCAGCGCGTCGGCGCCCAGCGCTATTTCGACGTCGCCGGCTTCCCCGGCCGCACCGTGGGGCTCGACGACGAGGCGCCGAAGAAGACGGCGGTGATGAGGTAG
- a CDS encoding Spy/CpxP family protein refolding chaperone translates to MRLDPRALVFAAAIVTVTAAPAFAQPGAGGPGWGPGMMMGPGMMGGRGFGFLCNPRMAGFAEWRMSQIEAAIKPNDTQRARLDDLKAASAKAAELITKDCPATPPVKATDRLALAEQRLDTMQQAIKIVRPAFQALYDSLDDKQKAAMDASGPRNWGWHHWHWPWSDE, encoded by the coding sequence ATGCGATTAGATCCACGCGCGCTGGTCTTCGCGGCCGCAATCGTGACCGTCACCGCCGCACCGGCCTTTGCCCAGCCGGGCGCGGGCGGACCAGGGTGGGGCCCGGGCATGATGATGGGGCCGGGGATGATGGGCGGTCGGGGCTTCGGCTTCCTGTGCAATCCCCGCATGGCCGGATTTGCCGAATGGCGGATGTCGCAGATCGAGGCCGCCATCAAGCCGAACGACACGCAGCGGGCGCGGCTCGATGATCTCAAGGCGGCATCGGCCAAGGCCGCGGAGCTGATCACGAAGGACTGCCCGGCGACGCCGCCGGTCAAGGCGACCGACCGCCTCGCACTGGCGGAACAGCGCCTCGACACGATGCAGCAGGCGATCAAGATCGTCCGCCCGGCGTTTCAGGCGCTGTACGACTCGCTCGATGACAAGCAGAAGGCGGCCATGGACGCCAGCGGTCCGCGCAACTGGGGCTGGCATCACTGGCATTGGCCGTGGAGCGACGAGTAG
- a CDS encoding peroxiredoxin, whose protein sequence is MALQIGSTAPDFEAQTTEGKIKFHDWIGDSWALLFSHPKDFTPVCTTELGALARLKPEFDKRGVKLMGLSVDPVENHAKWSEDIRETQGAAPNYPMIGDTDYNVSKLYDMLPAAISGDPSKRSAADNQTVRNVFIIGPDKKIKLILVYPMTTGRNFQEILRVIDSLQLTSKHRVATPADWKQGEDVIIAGSVSDDEAKTIYPNGWKAPKPYLRVVPQPK, encoded by the coding sequence ATGGCTCTCCAGATCGGCTCCACTGCCCCGGACTTCGAGGCGCAAACCACCGAAGGCAAGATCAAATTCCACGACTGGATCGGCGACAGCTGGGCCCTCTTGTTCTCGCATCCGAAGGATTTCACCCCGGTCTGCACCACCGAGCTCGGCGCGCTGGCGCGGCTGAAACCGGAGTTCGACAAGCGCGGCGTCAAGCTGATGGGCCTGTCGGTCGACCCGGTGGAGAACCACGCCAAGTGGTCCGAGGACATTCGCGAGACGCAGGGTGCCGCGCCGAACTACCCGATGATCGGCGACACCGACTACAACGTCTCCAAGCTCTACGACATGCTGCCGGCGGCGATCTCCGGGGACCCGTCCAAGCGCAGCGCGGCCGACAACCAGACCGTCCGCAACGTCTTCATCATCGGGCCCGACAAGAAGATCAAGCTGATCCTGGTCTACCCGATGACGACCGGGCGCAACTTCCAGGAAATTCTCCGCGTCATCGACTCGCTGCAGCTCACCTCCAAGCACCGCGTCGCCACCCCGGCCGACTGGAAGCAGGGTGAGGACGTCATCATCGCCGGCTCGGTGTCCGACGACGAGGCCAAGACGATCTATCCGAATGGCTGGAAGGCGCCGAAGCCGTATCTGCGCGTGGTGCCGCAGCCGAAGTGA
- a CDS encoding DEAD/DEAH box helicase yields MSFPTTNPPLARALAERNYETPTPVQLAVLAHDAVDRDLLVSAQTGSGKTVAYGLALAKNLLGETERFARATAPLALIVAPTRELALQVQRELAWLYQHAGARVVSCVGGMDPRREQRELEAGAHIVVGTPGRLCDHLRRGRLDISELKAVVLDEADEMLNLGFREDLEFILETTPETRRTLLFSATFPRGIVALAKQYQDDAFRIEVEGDEGGHADIEYRAIRIAADDVEHAVVNVLRFYESPSAIVFCNTREKVRHLQAALLERGFSVVALSGELTQNERTTALQSLRDGRARVCVATDVAARGIDLAKLDLVVHAELPNDPEVMQHRSGRTGRAGRKGVSVLLVPPARRRRAETLLNLAGIEAAWGAAPQADEIRKLDQERMLHDQVFTEETTAEDLALAQALLAERSAEDIAAALARLYRARLPSPEDILDPGQDRGRAREDRGRDTARPARGEERPPAPRTKTGKPSARHGMGEPSVWFRAAIGRRKNAEARWLLPMICRRGGIDKHDIGAIKIQDTTTEFEIAARVADAFTANIRRPDKEDNIRIEPLAGAPSGQASPDKPRADKRPPRREADETAYHPLQRDEPRGGRDAKPRGKPHREGPAKPGQQPAFANKKQHRDKSSHGGQTYSDRPSRAKAPGGKKAKAKRRG; encoded by the coding sequence TTGTCCTTTCCCACGACGAATCCGCCGCTCGCCCGCGCCCTGGCCGAGCGCAATTATGAGACTCCGACGCCCGTACAGCTCGCCGTGCTTGCACATGACGCCGTCGACCGTGACCTGCTGGTTTCGGCGCAGACCGGCTCGGGCAAGACCGTGGCCTATGGGCTGGCGCTTGCGAAGAACCTGCTCGGCGAGACCGAGCGGTTTGCGCGGGCGACCGCGCCGCTGGCGCTGATCGTGGCGCCGACGCGCGAGCTTGCCTTGCAGGTGCAGCGCGAGCTCGCATGGCTCTATCAGCACGCCGGCGCGCGCGTCGTCTCCTGCGTCGGCGGCATGGATCCGCGCCGCGAGCAGCGCGAGCTCGAGGCGGGCGCCCATATCGTGGTCGGCACGCCCGGGCGGCTGTGCGACCATCTGCGGCGCGGGCGTCTCGACATCTCGGAATTGAAGGCCGTGGTGCTCGACGAGGCCGACGAGATGCTCAATCTCGGCTTTCGCGAGGACCTCGAGTTCATCCTCGAGACCACGCCGGAAACGCGCCGGACCCTGCTGTTCTCGGCGACCTTCCCGCGCGGCATCGTGGCGCTGGCCAAGCAGTATCAGGACGACGCGTTCCGGATCGAGGTCGAGGGCGACGAAGGCGGGCATGCCGACATCGAGTACCGCGCCATCCGCATCGCCGCCGACGATGTCGAGCACGCGGTCGTCAACGTGCTGCGCTTCTACGAGTCGCCGAGCGCGATCGTATTCTGCAACACCCGCGAGAAGGTGCGCCATCTGCAGGCGGCGTTGCTGGAACGCGGTTTTTCCGTCGTCGCGCTGTCGGGTGAGCTGACCCAGAACGAGCGGACCACGGCGCTGCAGTCGCTGCGCGACGGGCGCGCGCGGGTGTGCGTGGCAACCGACGTCGCAGCACGCGGCATCGATCTCGCCAAGCTCGACCTCGTGGTCCACGCCGAGCTGCCGAACGATCCCGAGGTGATGCAGCATCGCTCAGGCCGCACCGGCCGCGCCGGCCGCAAGGGCGTGAGCGTGCTGCTGGTGCCGCCGGCGCGGCGGCGGCGGGCGGAAACGCTGCTGAACCTCGCCGGCATCGAGGCCGCGTGGGGCGCGGCGCCGCAAGCTGATGAGATCCGCAAGCTCGATCAGGAGCGCATGCTCCACGACCAGGTGTTCACCGAGGAGACGACGGCGGAGGATCTGGCGCTCGCGCAGGCGCTGCTGGCGGAGCGGTCGGCCGAGGACATCGCCGCCGCATTGGCGCGGCTCTATCGCGCGCGGCTGCCGTCGCCCGAGGACATTCTCGACCCGGGCCAGGATCGCGGCCGTGCGCGGGAGGATCGCGGTCGCGACACCGCCAGGCCGGCGCGCGGCGAGGAGCGGCCGCCGGCGCCCCGAACGAAGACAGGAAAGCCGTCGGCGCGCCACGGCATGGGCGAGCCGAGCGTCTGGTTCCGGGCGGCGATCGGGCGCAGGAAGAATGCGGAAGCGCGCTGGCTGCTGCCGATGATCTGCCGCCGCGGCGGCATCGACAAGCACGACATCGGCGCCATCAAGATCCAGGACACGACGACCGAGTTCGAGATCGCCGCGCGCGTCGCCGACGCTTTCACTGCGAACATCCGCCGTCCCGACAAGGAGGACAATATTCGGATCGAGCCGCTGGCGGGCGCGCCCTCGGGGCAGGCGTCGCCGGACAAGCCGCGCGCCGACAAGCGGCCGCCGCGGCGCGAGGCGGACGAGACGGCCTACCATCCGCTGCAGCGCGATGAGCCGCGCGGGGGAAGGGACGCCAAGCCGCGCGGCAAGCCGCATCGCGAGGGGCCGGCGAAACCCGGCCAACAGCCGGCGTTCGCGAACAAAAAGCAGCATCGCGACAAGTCCAGCCACGGCGGACAGACGTATTCAGACAGACCCTCGCGGGCGAAGGCGCCGGGTGGAAAGAAGGCCAAGGCCAAGCGCCGCGGCTGA
- a CDS encoding ferritin-like domain-containing protein translates to MPADKDLNELFLDTLKDIYYAEKQILKTLPKMAKAAQSEKLAAAFEKHQEETEGQIERLEQIFELIGKPARGKKCDAIEGIIDEGKEIMDEYKGTQALDAGLLAAAQAVEHYEMSRYGTLKAWALKLNLPKAAKLLDQTLNEERKTDETLTKIAETAVNYEAAA, encoded by the coding sequence ATGCCTGCCGACAAAGACCTCAACGAGCTCTTCCTCGATACCCTCAAGGACATCTACTACGCCGAGAAGCAGATCCTGAAGACGCTGCCGAAAATGGCCAAGGCGGCGCAGTCGGAGAAGCTGGCGGCGGCGTTCGAGAAGCACCAGGAGGAGACCGAAGGCCAGATCGAGCGGCTCGAGCAGATTTTCGAGCTGATCGGCAAGCCCGCCCGCGGCAAGAAGTGCGATGCGATCGAGGGCATCATCGATGAGGGCAAGGAGATCATGGACGAGTACAAGGGGACCCAGGCGCTCGACGCCGGCCTTCTTGCTGCAGCGCAGGCGGTCGAGCACTACGAGATGTCGCGCTATGGCACCCTGAAGGCCTGGGCCCTCAAGCTCAACCTGCCGAAAGCCGCCAAGCTGCTCGACCAGACGCTGAATGAAGAGCGGAAGACCGACGAGACGCTGACCAAGATCGCTGAGACCGCGGTCAACTACGAAGCTGCGGCCTGA
- a CDS encoding deoxyribodipyrimidine photo-lyase yields MSSSPIIVWFRESLRLSDHPALHEAAKSGTRIVCSYVHDQESPGLRPLGGAARWWLAQSLRALQAELHALGAELVIRRGSAAKVLGELARQTRASAVYWNDVAQAGPRAVAARVEAALAEIGVSSRVFPDDLLVDPAELRGKDGRGPRVFTPFWKRVLALGDPPKPLPRPARLSHAPGGASLPIGELALEPRKPDWAGGLRASWQAGERAAQARLASFLETAVQTYAADRDRPDIEATSRLSPHLRFGEISPRQVWHAARFAAAERPASAAGIDKFLSELGWREFSRHLLYNNPDLATSNLQPAFDAFPWAQDHSALQAWQRGRTGYPIVDAGMRELWHTGSMHNRVRMVVASLLVKHLLIDWRLGEQWFWDTLVDADPGSNPASWQWVAGSGADAAPYFRVFNPVLQGEKFDSRGTYVRRWVPELARLPATLIHQPWAAKPLELAEAGVELGRTYPAPIVDHKPGRERALAAYASLRTSD; encoded by the coding sequence ATGTCCTCCTCCCCCATCATCGTATGGTTTCGCGAGAGCCTGCGGCTGTCCGACCACCCCGCGTTGCATGAAGCAGCGAAGTCGGGCACGCGGATCGTTTGTAGTTACGTCCACGATCAGGAAAGCCCTGGGTTGCGTCCGCTCGGCGGCGCGGCGCGCTGGTGGCTCGCGCAATCGTTGCGTGCACTCCAGGCCGAACTACATGCGCTCGGCGCCGAGCTCGTGATCCGGCGCGGCTCCGCGGCCAAGGTGCTCGGCGAGCTGGCGCGCCAAACCAGGGCCAGCGCGGTGTATTGGAACGATGTCGCGCAGGCCGGCCCCCGCGCCGTGGCTGCCCGCGTCGAAGCAGCGCTCGCCGAGATCGGCGTCTCTTCACGCGTGTTTCCCGATGACCTTCTGGTCGATCCGGCCGAGTTGCGCGGCAAGGATGGGCGCGGCCCGCGCGTGTTCACACCGTTCTGGAAGCGTGTGCTCGCTCTGGGTGATCCGCCGAAGCCACTGCCGCGGCCGGCCCGGCTGTCGCACGCCCCCGGCGGCGCAAGCTTGCCGATCGGTGAGCTCGCGCTCGAGCCGCGCAAGCCCGACTGGGCCGGCGGCCTGCGAGCGTCATGGCAAGCCGGCGAGCGCGCGGCACAGGCGCGCCTCGCCAGCTTTCTCGAAACGGCCGTGCAGACCTATGCCGCCGATCGCGACCGGCCCGACATCGAGGCGACCTCCCGGCTGTCGCCGCATCTGCGTTTCGGCGAGATCAGCCCGCGCCAGGTCTGGCATGCGGCGCGATTTGCCGCCGCCGAGCGTCCAGCTTCCGCCGCCGGCATCGACAAGTTCCTGAGTGAGCTCGGCTGGCGCGAGTTCAGCCGCCACCTGCTCTACAACAATCCCGACCTCGCAACCAGCAATCTGCAGCCGGCCTTCGATGCCTTTCCCTGGGCGCAGGATCATTCAGCGCTGCAGGCCTGGCAGCGCGGGCGAACCGGTTATCCGATCGTCGATGCCGGGATGCGCGAGCTCTGGCATACCGGGAGCATGCACAACCGCGTCCGCATGGTGGTCGCCTCGCTGCTCGTGAAGCACCTTCTGATCGACTGGCGGCTCGGCGAACAGTGGTTCTGGGACACGCTGGTCGACGCCGACCCGGGCAGCAATCCGGCAAGTTGGCAATGGGTTGCGGGATCGGGCGCCGACGCCGCGCCCTACTTCCGCGTCTTCAATCCCGTGCTGCAGGGCGAAAAATTCGATTCTCGCGGGACCTATGTCCGCCGCTGGGTGCCGGAGCTGGCGCGCCTGCCGGCCACGCTGATCCACCAGCCCTGGGCGGCGAAGCCGCTCGAGCTCGCCGAGGCCGGGGTTGAACTCGGCCGCACCTACCCGGCGCCGATCGTGGATCACAAGCCCGGGCGGGAGCGCGCGCTGGCAGCCTACGCAAGCTTGCGCACAAGTGATTAG
- a CDS encoding S1C family serine protease encodes MSRWSFAARLFAVAATALLLMMAWQTFPLIQAELLGLRAKPREITPRGDLAADEKSTIALFESRSGSVVFITTVQQSVNPWTGNAQQERSGTGSGFVWDDLGHVVTNYHVIEGATEALVSLTDGRSFRAALVGASPENDLAVLVIGVGVDRPKPLPIGTSADLKVGQKVFAIGNPFGLSSTLTTGIVSALNRNLQVTQDRVLNGLIQTDAAINPGNSGGPLLDSAGRLIGVNTAIYSPSGASAGIGFAVPVDKVNRIVPRLIASGRYVTPSLGIRTDPKANEALSARLGLSGVFVLDVEQDSAADKAGLVPARLTRDGGFALGDVVLAIDGQAVESPEDMTRALENKNPGDRVVLRVLRGGKTIEVRVTLDVAR; translated from the coding sequence ATGAGCCGATGGAGCTTCGCCGCGCGTCTGTTCGCGGTGGCGGCGACGGCGCTGCTGCTCATGATGGCCTGGCAGACCTTTCCGCTGATCCAGGCCGAGCTGCTCGGCCTCCGCGCCAAGCCGCGCGAGATCACGCCGCGCGGCGACCTCGCCGCCGACGAGAAGAGTACGATCGCACTGTTCGAGAGCCGCAGCGGCTCGGTCGTGTTCATCACGACCGTCCAACAATCGGTCAACCCGTGGACCGGCAACGCGCAGCAGGAGCGCTCCGGCACCGGCTCCGGTTTCGTGTGGGACGACCTTGGCCACGTCGTCACCAATTATCACGTCATCGAGGGCGCGACCGAGGCGCTGGTCAGCCTGACCGATGGACGCTCGTTCCGCGCAGCGCTGGTCGGCGCCAGTCCGGAAAACGATCTGGCGGTGCTGGTGATCGGCGTCGGCGTCGACCGGCCTAAGCCGCTGCCGATCGGCACCAGCGCCGACCTCAAGGTCGGGCAGAAGGTGTTCGCGATCGGCAATCCCTTCGGCCTCAGCAGCACGCTGACCACAGGCATCGTCTCGGCGCTCAATCGGAACCTGCAGGTCACACAGGACCGGGTCTTGAATGGACTGATCCAGACCGATGCCGCGATCAATCCCGGCAATTCCGGCGGACCGCTGCTCGACAGCGCGGGGCGGCTGATCGGCGTCAACACCGCGATCTACAGCCCCTCGGGCGCGTCCGCCGGCATCGGCTTCGCGGTGCCCGTCGACAAGGTCAACCGCATCGTGCCGCGCCTGATCGCCAGCGGCCGCTACGTCACGCCGAGCCTCGGCATCCGCACCGATCCGAAGGCCAACGAGGCGCTGTCGGCGCGTCTCGGCCTGTCCGGTGTGTTCGTGCTCGACGTCGAACAGGATTCCGCGGCCGACAAGGCCGGGTTGGTCCCGGCGCGGCTGACCCGCGACGGCGGCTTTGCGCTCGGCGACGTCGTGCTGGCGATCGATGGACAGGCGGTGGAGTCGCCCGAGGACATGACGCGCGCACTGGAGAACAAGAACCCGGGCGATCGGGTGGTGCTGCGCGTGCTCCGCGGCGGCAAGACGATCGAGGTCCGGGTGACGCTCGATGTCGCGCGGTGA
- a CDS encoding DUF2177 family protein: MSRYAVLYFATLAVLLGFDIPFLSVVARGFFQSQVGEMLGEIRPVPAVLFYLLYVVGVLIFVSGTADATWRSTLLYGALFGLFCYATFELTSLAMLKQWTWAVVAVDISWGVFVTAVSATLGLLIADWATPRG; this comes from the coding sequence ATGAGCCGGTACGCCGTTCTGTATTTCGCGACACTGGCCGTGCTGCTCGGCTTCGACATCCCGTTCCTGAGCGTCGTCGCCAGGGGCTTCTTCCAGTCGCAGGTCGGCGAGATGCTGGGCGAGATCCGCCCCGTGCCGGCGGTGCTGTTCTATCTGCTCTATGTCGTGGGCGTGCTGATCTTCGTCAGCGGGACGGCCGACGCGACATGGCGCTCGACCTTGCTCTACGGCGCGCTGTTCGGGCTGTTCTGCTATGCGACCTTCGAGCTGACGTCGCTGGCGATGCTCAAGCAATGGACCTGGGCGGTGGTGGCGGTCGACATCAGCTGGGGCGTGTTCGTCACTGCGGTGTCGGCGACACTCGGGCTGCTGATCGCGGACTGGGCGACGCCACGGGGCTGA
- a CDS encoding methyl-accepting chemotaxis protein yields the protein MSVKLKLGTKALIGAVVVIALNTALVVGAAYWSLSSDFTDRAKRDIEGNLRTFALTFTETFGDAKVSVQNGVVTRIEIPAIPEIKDHAIVDRAVSYVGGSATLFVVDDSGQFVRRSTNVKKENGDRAVGTQLAADHPAQALLRRGEAYKGPATLFGKSFMTAYFPVTNPAGKVIGILYVGVPMAELDAMLSQAMRTMVVAAAIAALLVLGLTMLAVRRVTKPLAAVTDALTAIAEGREDVAIKSDDRSDEIGEIARSLVVFRSAASERRRMREEQTAAAAAAVEQCKAELQRFVDSFQASIGGIIENVLTSSGEFEREARQLTQTARTTADLSGHSAGASETASEHVRTAAAASDELSGSIAEIIRRVQESNAIAAEAVNQATATDQRIKELSDAGNRIGDVVKLITSIAEQTNLLALNATIEAARAGDAGRGFAVVAQEVKTLAGQTAKATEEISSQIANMQTVTQESVDAIKAIGSTIERINGIAASISAAVEQQRAATQNITQSVRSAATGTAEVVENIRSAARGAGETGESSNRMFASAQALSGESLRLKAEVQKFLDGMRAA from the coding sequence GTGTCCGTCAAATTGAAGCTCGGCACCAAGGCGCTGATCGGCGCCGTTGTCGTGATCGCTCTGAACACAGCTCTCGTGGTCGGCGCGGCGTACTGGTCGCTGTCCTCCGATTTCACGGATCGTGCCAAACGCGACATCGAAGGCAATCTGCGCACCTTCGCGCTGACGTTCACCGAAACGTTCGGCGACGCGAAAGTCAGCGTGCAGAACGGCGTCGTTACGCGCATCGAGATTCCGGCGATTCCCGAGATCAAGGATCACGCGATCGTCGATCGCGCGGTGTCCTATGTCGGCGGCAGCGCCACGCTGTTCGTGGTTGATGACAGCGGCCAGTTCGTCCGCCGTTCGACCAATGTGAAGAAGGAGAATGGCGACCGCGCCGTGGGCACCCAGCTTGCCGCGGATCATCCGGCGCAGGCGCTGCTGCGCCGCGGCGAGGCCTACAAGGGCCCCGCGACGCTGTTCGGCAAGTCGTTCATGACCGCTTATTTTCCTGTCACCAATCCGGCTGGAAAGGTGATCGGCATTCTCTATGTCGGCGTGCCCATGGCCGAGCTCGACGCCATGCTGTCGCAGGCGATGCGGACCATGGTCGTCGCCGCTGCGATCGCCGCGCTGCTGGTGCTCGGCTTGACCATGCTGGCGGTACGCCGCGTCACCAAGCCTCTCGCCGCGGTGACCGATGCGCTCACCGCCATCGCCGAGGGCCGCGAGGACGTTGCGATCAAGTCCGATGACCGCAGCGACGAGATCGGTGAGATCGCCCGCAGCCTGGTCGTGTTCCGCAGTGCCGCGAGCGAGCGGCGCCGGATGCGCGAGGAGCAGACCGCTGCGGCCGCAGCGGCTGTCGAGCAGTGCAAGGCCGAGCTGCAGCGTTTCGTCGATTCGTTCCAGGCCAGCATCGGCGGCATCATCGAGAACGTCTTGACCTCGTCGGGCGAGTTCGAGCGCGAGGCGCGCCAGCTCACCCAGACGGCGCGCACCACCGCCGACCTGTCCGGCCACTCGGCCGGCGCGTCGGAGACCGCATCCGAGCACGTCCGCACTGCGGCTGCTGCATCGGACGAGCTGTCCGGCTCGATCGCCGAGATCATCCGCCGCGTGCAGGAGTCCAACGCCATCGCCGCTGAGGCGGTCAACCAGGCGACCGCGACCGACCAGCGCATCAAGGAGCTGTCCGACGCCGGCAACCGCATCGGCGACGTCGTCAAGCTGATCACCTCGATCGCCGAGCAGACCAACCTGCTGGCGCTCAACGCCACCATCGAGGCCGCCCGTGCCGGTGATGCCGGCCGCGGCTTCGCGGTGGTCGCTCAGGAGGTCAAGACCCTGGCCGGCCAGACTGCCAAGGCGACGGAGGAGATCTCCAGCCAGATCGCCAACATGCAGACCGTGACCCAGGAATCGGTCGACGCCATCAAGGCGATCGGCTCGACCATCGAGCGCATCAACGGGATCGCCGCCTCGATCTCCGCCGCCGTCGAACAGCAGCGCGCCGCTACGCAGAACATCACCCAGAGCGTCCGCTCGGCCGCAACCGGCACCGCAGAGGTCGTCGAGAACATCCGCAGCGCGGCGCGCGGGGCAGGCGAGACCGGCGAAAGCTCCAACCGGATGTTCGCCTCGGCCCAGGCGCTGTCCGGCGAGAGCCTGCGGCTGAAGGCCGAGGTGCAGAAGTTCCTCGACGGCATGCGCGCGGCCTGA
- a CDS encoding histone translates to MDDTPLSDPTATETSMPAEVPKDPVITTAPKARRAAKKTAKKTSKRAAPKRAAAKAKKVATKKSAKKTVKKAAKKAAKKTAKKATKKAAKKTKKAKR, encoded by the coding sequence ATGGACGACACTCCACTCTCTGATCCGACCGCGACCGAGACCAGCATGCCCGCCGAGGTGCCGAAGGATCCGGTGATCACGACGGCGCCTAAGGCCCGACGAGCGGCCAAGAAGACCGCGAAGAAGACCTCCAAGAGGGCTGCACCCAAGCGGGCCGCCGCCAAGGCCAAGAAGGTCGCGACCAAGAAGTCCGCCAAGAAGACCGTGAAGAAGGCGGCCAAGAAAGCTGCGAAGAAGACGGCCAAGAAGGCCACCAAGAAAGCGGCGAAGAAGACGAAGAAGGCCAAGCGCTGA